A stretch of the Bordetella genomosp. 8 genome encodes the following:
- a CDS encoding ABC transporter ATP-binding protein → MNKPVIELRDVHKRFEQRPDLAQRLLALTGRRIDRAVVHAVNGVNLTIAAGEVVGLVGESGCGKSTLGRVVAGLYEPSQGELRYQGQPVSALRGRERLDYVLGVQMVFQDPQASLNPRHRVRQILGEALKVHKLAPTADIPARVDSALADVGLGSDYRDRFPHQISGGQRQRIGIARALMVQPSFLVCDEPVAALDVSIQAQVINLFMDLRERNNFTYLFISHDLGVVRHISDRVAIMYLGRIVETAPAAEIFARANHPYTQALLAEVPDVKRRGRQFTPIQGEIPSPLAPPPGCTFHPRCPHAMPRCREQVPPLAEIAPGHWSACHLNDPGAGTA, encoded by the coding sequence ATGAATAAACCGGTGATCGAACTTCGCGACGTCCACAAGCGCTTCGAACAGCGGCCGGACCTGGCGCAGCGCCTGCTGGCGCTGACCGGCCGCCGCATCGATCGCGCCGTCGTACATGCGGTCAATGGGGTGAACCTGACGATCGCCGCCGGCGAGGTCGTCGGCCTGGTCGGCGAATCGGGCTGCGGCAAATCCACGCTGGGTCGCGTGGTGGCCGGACTGTACGAACCCAGCCAAGGCGAGCTGCGCTACCAGGGCCAGCCGGTCAGCGCACTGCGGGGCCGCGAGCGGCTGGACTACGTCCTGGGTGTGCAGATGGTGTTCCAGGACCCGCAGGCTTCCCTGAATCCGCGCCATCGCGTGCGCCAGATACTGGGCGAGGCGCTCAAGGTCCACAAGCTCGCCCCCACCGCCGACATCCCGGCGCGCGTGGACAGCGCCCTGGCCGATGTCGGCCTGGGGAGCGACTACCGCGACCGTTTCCCGCACCAGATATCCGGCGGCCAGCGCCAGCGCATCGGCATCGCCCGCGCATTGATGGTGCAGCCTTCCTTCCTGGTCTGCGACGAACCCGTGGCGGCGCTGGACGTATCCATCCAGGCACAGGTCATCAACCTGTTCATGGACCTGCGCGAGCGCAACAACTTCACCTACCTGTTCATCAGCCATGATCTCGGCGTGGTGCGGCATATCTCCGACCGCGTCGCCATCATGTACCTGGGCCGCATCGTCGAAACCGCGCCAGCCGCGGAGATCTTCGCGCGCGCCAACCATCCCTATACGCAGGCCTTGCTGGCGGAAGTGCCCGATGTGAAGCGGCGCGGACGCCAGTTCACGCCCATCCAGGGCGAGATCCCTTCGCCCCTGGCGCCGCCGCCGGGCTGCACCTTCCATCCGCGCTGCCCGCATGCCATGCCGCGCTGCCGGGAGCAGGTGCCGCCGCTGGCCGAGATCGCGCCGGGGCACTGGTCGGCCTGCCATCTGAACGACCCGGGCGCGGGCACCGCCTGA
- a CDS encoding succinylglutamate desuccinylase/aspartoacylase domain-containing protein yields the protein MLPNLNRAPGASLPEKATLPIRPFELPCPDLNVERAGNTGTEGIWHFDSGLPGPSVMLTALIHGNELCGAWALKAVLSHGVRPRTGALTLAFCNLAAFDRFDAKNYAASRYVDEDLNRVWTDDKLADDSTQERRRAAMILPWLKKADWLLDIHSMSNSAVPLQMAGMQQRNIDLALTLGNPAKIISDAGHAAGVRMRDYGKFGDEHDNGTRSLLIECGFHGALAAREVAIDQTARFLVASGIVESTDLPGTWFAPTAPSQEALRVTHAIAAKSADFRFAQPWKGLEKLAKAGTVIGWSEGEPVVTPYDDCVLIMPSLANVRAGVTVVRLARPLSQQA from the coding sequence ATGCTGCCGAACCTGAACCGCGCGCCTGGCGCCTCGCTGCCCGAGAAAGCGACCCTGCCGATCCGTCCCTTCGAACTGCCCTGCCCCGACTTGAATGTGGAGCGCGCGGGCAACACGGGCACCGAAGGCATCTGGCATTTCGATTCCGGCCTGCCGGGTCCTTCGGTCATGCTGACGGCCCTGATACATGGCAATGAACTGTGCGGCGCCTGGGCCTTGAAGGCGGTGCTGTCGCATGGCGTGCGGCCACGCACCGGCGCCTTGACGCTGGCCTTCTGCAATCTGGCCGCCTTCGACCGTTTCGACGCGAAGAACTATGCCGCGTCGCGCTACGTGGACGAAGACCTGAATCGGGTGTGGACCGACGACAAGCTGGCCGACGACAGCACGCAGGAGCGGCGCCGCGCGGCGATGATCCTGCCCTGGCTGAAAAAGGCCGACTGGTTGCTGGATATCCATTCCATGAGCAATTCCGCCGTGCCCTTGCAGATGGCCGGCATGCAACAGCGCAACATCGATCTGGCGCTGACGCTGGGCAATCCCGCCAAGATCATTTCGGACGCGGGTCACGCCGCCGGCGTGCGCATGCGCGATTACGGAAAATTCGGCGACGAACACGACAACGGCACACGATCCCTGTTGATCGAATGCGGCTTCCACGGCGCGCTGGCGGCGCGAGAGGTCGCCATCGACCAGACCGCGCGTTTCCTGGTGGCGTCCGGCATCGTCGAATCCACCGACCTGCCCGGCACGTGGTTCGCGCCCACAGCGCCCAGCCAGGAAGCCTTACGGGTGACCCATGCGATCGCCGCGAAAAGCGCGGACTTCCGTTTTGCTCAGCCTTGGAAAGGGCTGGAAAAGCTGGCGAAGGCAGGCACCGTCATCGGCTGGTCGGAAGGCGAGCCGGTGGTCACGCCCTATGACGACTGCGTGCTCATCATGCCGTCGCTGGCCAACGTGCGGGCCGGCGTAACAGTGGTGCGCCTGGCCAGGCCGCTGTCGCAGCAGGCCTGA
- a CDS encoding carboxylesterase/lipase family protein yields the protein MNDASQSMPEVATRAGKLRGRVENGVTVFRGIPYAAPPVGELRFEPPRDHAAWSGVRDALEDGPIAPQGRSRLAHIMGDFERPQSEDCLTLTLWTPNPDARGRPVMVWLHGGAYSSGAGSVDWYAGDRFAANGDVVFVSVNYRLGALGFLYLPGTSEGNMGLLDQMQALRWIRDNIAAFGGDPDNVTVVGQSAGGGSIAAMMTMPHAKGLFRRAILQSPGMGRPSRGAAEAAELGARYAHFVGVEPGDEAALKQAPVQKLLAAQGELARSLAGFAVLSLPFSPVRDGRIIEGNIVERLQAGAGAHVDVIVGTTREEMAAFHCVDQAVLNADEATARQVFERLCGPHYSEYVDEFRRMRAVPTPAAMLGDLTTDQVFRMGSLRLAEGQARAGHPAYVYQFDWQSPTPGFKSCHCLEIPFVFNNRDNWRDSPMLNGCDEAEFQGIANAMHQAWIAFARSGDPNHAGLPCWAPYDEAQRTTMRFDTVIGPVNDLAGLSYRLPWPVI from the coding sequence ATGAACGATGCAAGCCAGTCCATGCCGGAAGTCGCGACGCGCGCCGGCAAGTTGCGCGGCCGCGTGGAAAACGGCGTCACGGTGTTTCGTGGCATCCCCTACGCGGCCCCGCCGGTGGGCGAGCTGCGCTTCGAACCGCCGCGCGATCATGCCGCCTGGAGCGGCGTGCGCGATGCGCTGGAAGATGGTCCCATCGCGCCGCAGGGGCGTTCGCGGCTGGCTCATATCATGGGCGATTTCGAGCGCCCGCAAAGCGAGGACTGCCTGACGCTGACGCTGTGGACGCCCAATCCGGACGCGCGTGGGCGGCCGGTGATGGTGTGGCTGCATGGCGGTGCCTATTCCAGCGGCGCGGGTTCGGTTGACTGGTACGCGGGCGATCGCTTCGCCGCCAATGGCGACGTGGTGTTCGTGTCGGTGAACTATCGCCTGGGGGCGCTGGGTTTTCTCTATCTGCCGGGCACCAGCGAAGGCAATATGGGGCTGCTGGACCAGATGCAGGCCTTGCGCTGGATACGCGACAACATCGCGGCGTTTGGCGGCGATCCGGACAATGTCACGGTAGTGGGGCAGTCGGCCGGCGGCGGGTCGATCGCGGCCATGATGACCATGCCGCACGCCAAGGGGCTGTTCCGGCGCGCCATCCTGCAGAGTCCCGGCATGGGACGCCCGTCGCGCGGCGCGGCGGAAGCCGCGGAACTGGGCGCGCGCTATGCGCACTTCGTCGGCGTGGAGCCGGGCGATGAGGCCGCGCTGAAACAGGCGCCCGTGCAGAAGCTGCTGGCCGCGCAGGGCGAGCTGGCGCGCAGCCTCGCGGGTTTCGCTGTGCTGTCGCTGCCGTTTTCGCCGGTGCGTGACGGGCGCATCATCGAGGGCAATATCGTCGAACGCCTGCAGGCAGGCGCCGGCGCGCACGTCGACGTGATCGTCGGTACGACGCGCGAGGAAATGGCCGCTTTCCATTGCGTCGACCAGGCCGTGCTGAATGCCGATGAAGCCACGGCGCGGCAAGTGTTCGAGCGTCTGTGCGGCCCGCATTACAGCGAGTATGTCGACGAATTCCGCCGCATGCGCGCGGTGCCGACGCCGGCCGCCATGCTGGGCGACCTTACGACCGACCAGGTGTTCCGCATGGGCAGCCTGCGCTTGGCCGAAGGCCAGGCCAGGGCGGGCCATCCGGCCTACGTCTACCAATTCGACTGGCAATCGCCGACGCCGGGATTCAAGTCCTGCCACTGCCTGGAGATTCCCTTCGTCTTCAACAACCGCGACAACTGGCGCGACTCGCCCATGTTGAATGGCTGTGATGAAGCGGAATTCCAGGGCATCGCCAATGCGATGCACCAGGCCTGGATTGCGTTCGCCCGCAGCGGCGACCCCAACCACGCCGGCCTGCCGTGCTGGGCGCCGTACGACGAAGCGCAGCGCACCACCATGCGTTTCGATACGGTGATCGGCCCGGTCAACGACCTGGCGGGGTTGTCCTACCGGCTGCCTTGGCCGGTGATCTGA
- a CDS encoding ABC transporter ATP-binding protein, with the protein MSELLLDVRGLRTAFHTTAGAWPAVDGVDLTLRRGEILGLVGESGSGKSVTGFSLMGLIDPPGEIVAGEVRFKGEDLRKLNEESMRRLRGNRIAMIFQDPLMTLNPVLRIGEQMAETILTHENVSRAQAMSRCAEALAMVGIPSPQARLRSFPHEFSGGMRQRVAIAIALLNNPDLIIADEPTTALDVTIQGQILYRMQEICRTRNTALIWITHDLGVVAELADRIAVMYAGRIVETGPVDQVLDAPRHPYTQGLLRSMPGTAQPGTRLRQIDGMAPSLAARPSGCPFRPRCGNAVTRCTEQFPGVTREGPPGLAGRSFHCYVPVNAVEPKHE; encoded by the coding sequence ATGAGCGAGCTTCTGTTGGACGTGCGCGGATTGCGCACTGCGTTTCATACCACCGCCGGCGCCTGGCCGGCCGTCGACGGCGTGGACCTGACGCTGCGCCGCGGCGAAATCCTGGGGCTGGTGGGCGAGTCCGGTTCCGGCAAATCGGTGACCGGCTTTTCCCTGATGGGCCTGATCGATCCGCCCGGCGAAATCGTCGCGGGCGAAGTCCGCTTCAAGGGCGAGGACCTGCGCAAGCTGAACGAGGAAAGCATGCGCAGGCTGCGCGGCAACCGCATCGCGATGATCTTCCAGGATCCGCTGATGACGCTCAATCCCGTGCTGCGCATCGGCGAGCAGATGGCGGAGACCATACTGACCCATGAAAACGTCAGCCGCGCGCAGGCCATGTCGCGCTGCGCGGAAGCCCTAGCCATGGTGGGCATTCCATCGCCGCAGGCCCGGCTGCGCAGTTTCCCGCACGAGTTTTCGGGCGGCATGCGGCAACGCGTCGCGATCGCCATTGCATTGCTGAACAACCCCGACCTGATCATCGCCGACGAGCCGACGACCGCGCTGGACGTCACGATCCAGGGGCAGATCCTCTACCGCATGCAGGAGATCTGCCGCACGCGCAATACGGCGCTGATCTGGATTACCCACGACCTGGGCGTGGTGGCCGAACTGGCGGACCGGATCGCGGTAATGTACGCCGGCCGCATCGTCGAAACCGGGCCGGTGGACCAGGTCCTGGATGCCCCTCGCCATCCTTATACGCAAGGGCTGCTGCGTTCCATGCCGGGCACCGCCCAGCCTGGCACGCGACTGCGGCAGATCGACGGCATGGCGCCCAGCCTGGCGGCGCGGCCTTCGGGCTGTCCCTTCCGTCCGCGCTGCGGAAACGCCGTCACGCGCTGTACGGAGCAATTCCCGGGCGTCACCCGCGAAGGCCCTCCCGGGCTGGCGGGACGCAGCTTCCATTGCTACGTGCCGGTGAATGCCGTGGAGCCGAAACATGAATAA
- a CDS encoding ABC transporter permease → MALFILRRLIQSLFVLIAVSIVVFFAVYAIGDPIELLVSPEASLADRQQMIARLGLDLPVWQQYLGFVWRALHGDMGTSFVQGVPAITLILQRLPATFELVVAAMLLTCLLGIPLGLLAGLRRDTALGRGILATSVLGFSLPAFWLGMMLILMFAVWLGWLPASGRGETVSVFGIPFSFLTRDGLAHMAMPALNLALANVALVLRMTASGVAEAESQEYVKFARAKGIRPGRIVGRHILRNILIPVVTVVGMEFGHLIAYSTITETVFAWPGMGKLLIDSVYQLDRPVVVAYVMFVTFLFVLINLIVDILYAALDPRVQLAAPAH, encoded by the coding sequence GTGGCATTGTTCATCCTGCGCCGGCTCATCCAGAGCCTGTTCGTACTCATCGCGGTATCCATCGTCGTTTTCTTCGCCGTCTATGCGATAGGCGACCCGATCGAGCTTCTGGTCAGCCCCGAGGCCAGCCTGGCCGACCGCCAACAGATGATCGCGCGCCTGGGCCTGGATCTGCCGGTGTGGCAGCAGTACCTCGGCTTCGTGTGGCGCGCGCTGCATGGCGATATGGGCACCTCTTTCGTCCAGGGCGTGCCTGCCATCACGCTGATCCTGCAACGCCTGCCCGCCACTTTCGAACTGGTCGTGGCCGCCATGCTGCTGACCTGTCTGCTCGGTATTCCCCTGGGCCTGCTCGCCGGCCTGCGCCGCGACACGGCGCTGGGTCGTGGCATCCTGGCGACGTCGGTGCTGGGTTTTTCGCTGCCGGCCTTCTGGCTGGGCATGATGCTGATCCTGATGTTCGCCGTCTGGCTGGGATGGCTGCCCGCCTCCGGCCGCGGTGAAACTGTCAGCGTGTTCGGCATTCCGTTTTCCTTCCTGACGCGCGACGGTTTGGCGCATATGGCGATGCCCGCCCTGAACCTGGCGCTGGCCAACGTGGCGCTGGTGCTGCGCATGACCGCCTCGGGCGTGGCCGAAGCCGAAAGCCAGGAATACGTGAAGTTCGCGCGCGCCAAGGGCATACGCCCGGGGCGTATCGTCGGCCGCCACATCCTGCGCAACATCCTGATCCCGGTGGTGACCGTGGTGGGCATGGAATTCGGCCACCTCATCGCCTACTCCACCATCACGGAAACCGTGTTCGCCTGGCCCGGCATGGGCAAGCTGCTGATCGACAGCGTGTACCAGCTGGACCGGCCGGTGGTGGTGGCCTACGTGATGTTCGTCACCTTCCTGTTCGTCCTGATCAACCTGATCGTCGATATCCTGTATGCCGCGCTGGATCCGCGCGTGCAGTTGGCCGCGCCGGCGCATTAG
- a CDS encoding alpha/beta hydrolase, protein METSNAERISLDLNHAGRNAIPYIDEDRNSDRPFTLNTYRPYGYTPDRPVVFVQHGVLRNGDDYRDFWVPAADRHKLLIVAPTFSNEIWPGVESYNNGRVFTPSGNVRPVSAWTYVLVERIFNDLRAAGVTETEQAYLFGHSAGGQFVHRLMSSQSHAPFKAVTIGNPGWYTLPTFDHPYPEGLDGVGLTQEHLVRLLGYPMTILAGDQDIATADPNLPSEPAAKRQGPHRYARAHNYFEAGKREATRLGVPFNWTLQSVPGIGHDGKAMSVVCASLWFEGGMPSAAEMARLAGKTVA, encoded by the coding sequence ATGGAAACCTCCAACGCCGAACGCATCAGCCTGGACCTGAACCACGCGGGCCGCAACGCCATCCCGTATATCGACGAAGACCGCAACAGCGATCGTCCCTTCACGCTGAATACCTACCGGCCCTATGGCTACACGCCCGACCGGCCGGTGGTGTTCGTGCAGCATGGCGTGCTGCGCAATGGCGACGACTACCGCGATTTCTGGGTCCCGGCCGCCGACAGGCACAAGCTGCTGATCGTCGCGCCGACTTTCTCCAACGAGATCTGGCCGGGCGTGGAAAGCTACAACAACGGCCGGGTGTTCACGCCCAGCGGCAATGTGCGGCCGGTGTCGGCGTGGACCTACGTGCTGGTGGAACGCATCTTCAACGACCTGCGCGCAGCCGGCGTCACCGAAACCGAACAGGCCTACCTGTTCGGCCATTCGGCCGGCGGGCAGTTCGTGCACCGGCTCATGAGCAGCCAGTCGCACGCACCCTTCAAGGCCGTGACGATAGGCAATCCGGGCTGGTACACGTTGCCGACCTTCGATCATCCCTATCCGGAAGGCCTGGACGGCGTGGGCCTGACGCAGGAGCATCTGGTGCGCCTGCTGGGCTACCCCATGACCATCCTGGCGGGCGACCAGGATATTGCCACCGCCGACCCCAACCTGCCGTCCGAACCGGCGGCGAAGCGCCAGGGGCCGCATCGCTATGCGCGCGCGCACAACTATTTCGAGGCCGGCAAGCGCGAGGCCACGCGCCTGGGCGTGCCCTTCAACTGGACCCTGCAATCCGTGCCCGGCATCGGCCATGACGGCAAGGCCATGTCCGTCGTCTGCGCCAGCCTGTGGTTCGAAGGCGGCATGCCGAGCGCTGCGGAAATGGCCAGGCTGGCCGGCAAGACCGTCGCGTAA
- a CDS encoding ABC transporter permease, with product MPDSASSGRTRTVQPLADTPRRAAILRKLHGRPTARGTLIVLALLALVILIAPFFAPQNPYDLANLSIMDGRLPPRSAAMDGHMYWLGTDDQGRDMLSAILYGVRISLLVGLSAVAIATALGSAVGLLAAYAGGRVDAMLMRLVDFVLGFPSILVALVLLAVLGRGVDKVILALVLVQWANYARIMRGRALQERRKEYVEAAINLGFPAWRIMLVHLLPNCISPVLVYATVQIAHAIALEATLSFLGVGVPITEPSLGLLIANGFQYLLSGDYWISLFPGLALLFLILTINILGDRLRESLDPRR from the coding sequence ATGCCCGATTCCGCTTCCTCCGGCCGCACGCGCACCGTCCAGCCCCTCGCCGACACGCCGCGACGCGCGGCCATACTGCGCAAGCTGCACGGCCGGCCCACCGCGCGCGGCACGCTGATCGTGCTGGCCCTGCTGGCGCTGGTCATCCTGATCGCACCCTTCTTCGCGCCGCAGAACCCCTACGACCTGGCCAACCTGAGCATCATGGATGGCCGCCTGCCGCCACGCTCCGCGGCGATGGATGGGCACATGTACTGGCTGGGCACGGACGACCAGGGGCGCGACATGCTCAGCGCCATCCTGTACGGCGTCCGCATCAGCCTGCTGGTCGGCCTGTCGGCCGTGGCTATCGCCACCGCGCTGGGCAGCGCGGTGGGCCTGCTGGCCGCCTACGCGGGCGGCCGCGTCGACGCAATGCTGATGCGCCTGGTCGATTTCGTCCTCGGCTTTCCTTCCATCCTGGTGGCACTGGTGCTGCTGGCCGTGCTGGGGCGCGGCGTCGACAAGGTCATCCTGGCGCTGGTGCTGGTGCAATGGGCGAATTACGCGCGCATCATGCGCGGCCGCGCCTTGCAGGAAAGGCGCAAGGAGTACGTCGAAGCCGCCATCAACCTGGGCTTTCCGGCTTGGCGCATCATGCTGGTCCACCTGCTGCCGAATTGCATCAGCCCGGTGCTGGTGTACGCCACCGTGCAGATCGCCCACGCGATCGCACTGGAGGCCACCTTGTCCTTCCTGGGCGTGGGCGTGCCCATTACCGAACCTTCGCTGGGACTGCTGATCGCCAATGGCTTCCAGTACCTGCTGTCGGGCGATTACTGGATCAGCCTGTTCCCCGGCCTGGCCCTGCTGTTTCTTATCCTGACCATCAACATCCTGGGCGATCGCCTTCGGGAAAGCCTGGACCCGCGTCGATGA
- a CDS encoding ABC transporter permease yields MSSTISARATVPAPAPRRRWAAHVFTLAFLAVWEAASWVLPPFLLPGPGEVAVGLYRFLGNPHQLWHLVVSIGHVLGAIALSFVIGALLALLPYYFPVWRFAIQHRLAPLLNAFPGVGWTLLAVMWFGINSGAVIFAISAVLVPFALVNLWAGLNNLDGELLEMSRSYTRARGRQFRLVIVPLLYPFVFATLRIMFGVAWKVTLTAELFGGNSGLGYVINMARQDFDTTTIFVAIVLIVLFVYGTDRLVFSPLQNRLSRHYAQ; encoded by the coding sequence ATGTCGTCGACCATCAGCGCGCGTGCCACGGTGCCGGCTCCGGCGCCACGGCGGCGCTGGGCCGCGCATGTCTTCACGCTGGCCTTCCTGGCCGTGTGGGAGGCCGCTTCCTGGGTCCTGCCCCCTTTCCTGTTGCCGGGACCGGGCGAAGTGGCGGTGGGGCTGTACCGGTTCCTGGGCAATCCCCACCAGCTATGGCATCTGGTGGTGTCCATCGGCCACGTGCTGGGGGCGATCGCGCTGTCCTTCGTCATCGGCGCGCTGCTGGCGCTGTTGCCGTACTACTTTCCGGTCTGGCGTTTCGCGATCCAGCACAGGCTGGCGCCATTGCTGAACGCCTTTCCGGGCGTGGGCTGGACGCTGCTGGCGGTGATGTGGTTCGGCATCAACTCGGGGGCCGTCATCTTCGCCATCAGTGCCGTACTGGTGCCGTTCGCGCTGGTCAATCTCTGGGCGGGGCTGAACAATCTGGACGGCGAACTGCTGGAGATGTCGCGCAGCTACACGCGCGCCCGCGGGCGCCAGTTCCGCCTGGTCATCGTGCCGCTGCTGTATCCCTTCGTATTCGCCACGCTGCGCATCATGTTCGGCGTGGCCTGGAAGGTGACGCTGACCGCCGAGCTTTTCGGCGGCAATTCCGGCCTGGGCTACGTCATCAATATGGCGCGGCAGGATTTCGATACGACCACCATCTTCGTGGCCATCGTGCTGATCGTACTGTTCGTCTACGGTACGGACCGGTTGGTGTTTTCGCCGCTGCAGAATCGCTTGTCCCGACACTATGCGCAATAG
- a CDS encoding ABC transporter permease yields MRNSSSSARVADAPDWKARLLGEGLIVALLAGWCLMARGLPEFVLPGPLAVGRRLVDLFIDPAFLGHTAISTLRVVASVLIAGLIGSALAFLAYGVPAWEAIVQERIKPVLNSFPSIGWAILAAVWFDAGNFSVIFVEVAILIPFCLVNVSEGLRAIDRELMEMGRSFTRHRLRVWWRITLPLLAPYLLSAIRIAYGIGWKIALVSELVGAPSGLGYLMLRAQTTADSVTFLATCFAIVLLFVAGERLVILPLERRFAAR; encoded by the coding sequence ATGCGCAATAGCTCTTCGTCCGCGCGCGTCGCCGATGCGCCCGATTGGAAAGCCCGCCTGTTGGGCGAGGGCCTGATCGTTGCCCTGCTGGCCGGATGGTGTCTGATGGCGCGCGGCCTGCCGGAATTCGTGCTGCCCGGCCCGCTGGCCGTGGGCCGTCGGCTGGTGGACCTGTTCATCGATCCGGCCTTCCTGGGCCATACCGCGATATCCACGCTCAGGGTGGTTGCGTCCGTGCTGATCGCCGGCCTGATCGGCAGCGCGCTGGCTTTTCTGGCGTACGGCGTGCCCGCCTGGGAGGCCATCGTCCAGGAAAGAATCAAGCCGGTGCTGAATTCCTTTCCCTCCATAGGCTGGGCCATCCTGGCGGCCGTCTGGTTCGACGCGGGGAACTTCAGCGTCATCTTCGTGGAAGTGGCGATCCTGATTCCTTTCTGCCTGGTGAACGTCAGCGAAGGCCTGCGTGCCATCGATCGCGAGCTGATGGAAATGGGGCGCAGCTTCACGCGCCATCGCTTGCGGGTGTGGTGGCGTATCACGCTGCCGCTGCTGGCGCCCTATCTGCTTTCCGCCATTCGCATCGCCTACGGCATAGGCTGGAAGATCGCGCTGGTATCGGAACTGGTGGGCGCGCCCAGCGGCCTCGGGTACCTGATGTTGCGGGCGCAGACCACGGCCGACAGCGTGACTTTCCTGGCGACCTGCTTCGCCATCGTGTTGCTTTTCGTCGCGGGGGAACGGCTGGTGATATTGCCGCTGGAACGCCGCTTTGCCGCGCGCTAG
- a CDS encoding M20 family metallopeptidase — MSAQPQASALPASAAIAAGLRPWIECESPTNSPEGVAAMARLVQAEAQAAGLRTELKPLGDSTGPLLVVTNRAADDTRPGILILAHMDTVHPIGTLKETPYRIEGDKLYGPGCYDMKAGIYMALLAMGRLATPGSTRLPIDMVLVPDEETGSHASRASIEAYARNARYGLVCEPARANGGKCVTARKGTGMVRLSVKGQAAHAGVSHEKGRSAIREMAHQILALESITDYERGVTVSVGTIEGGTATNTVPALCRCVVDFRVPDMPAAEDTLKRLRGLQPVGQDVSLDLDVELNRPPMVKTEATAQLLGKARLFATAAGFTLEDAPMTGGGSDANFTSAMGVPTLDGLGADGDGAHTLHEHILVSTLAARTQFWYLLLKDLE; from the coding sequence ATGTCAGCTCAACCCCAAGCATCCGCCCTGCCGGCATCGGCCGCCATCGCCGCCGGCCTGCGTCCGTGGATCGAATGCGAATCGCCCACCAACTCGCCGGAAGGCGTCGCCGCCATGGCGCGCCTGGTGCAAGCCGAAGCGCAGGCCGCCGGCCTGCGCACAGAATTGAAGCCGCTGGGCGACAGCACCGGTCCGCTACTGGTCGTCACCAACCGCGCGGCGGACGACACCCGGCCCGGCATCCTGATCCTGGCGCATATGGACACCGTGCATCCTATCGGGACGCTGAAGGAAACGCCCTATCGCATCGAAGGCGACAAGCTGTACGGCCCCGGCTGCTACGACATGAAGGCCGGCATCTACATGGCGTTGCTGGCCATGGGCCGCCTGGCGACGCCCGGCTCGACGCGCCTGCCCATCGACATGGTGCTGGTGCCCGACGAAGAAACCGGCAGCCATGCTTCGCGCGCCTCCATCGAGGCTTATGCCCGCAACGCGCGCTATGGCCTGGTGTGCGAACCGGCGCGCGCCAACGGCGGCAAATGCGTGACCGCGCGCAAGGGCACGGGCATGGTGCGCCTGAGCGTGAAGGGCCAGGCCGCCCACGCCGGCGTTTCCCATGAGAAAGGCCGCAGCGCCATCCGCGAGATGGCCCACCAGATCCTGGCACTGGAAAGCATCACCGACTACGAGCGCGGCGTCACCGTCAGTGTCGGCACCATCGAAGGCGGCACGGCCACCAACACGGTGCCCGCCCTGTGCCGCTGCGTCGTCGACTTCCGCGTGCCCGACATGCCCGCGGCCGAAGACACCCTCAAGCGCCTGCGCGGCTTGCAGCCCGTCGGCCAGGACGTCAGCCTGGACCTCGACGTGGAACTGAACCGCCCGCCGATGGTGAAGACGGAAGCGACAGCACAGTTGCTGGGCAAGGCCCGCCTGTTCGCCACCGCCGCCGGCTTCACGCTGGAAGACGCGCCCATGACGGGCGGCGGCAGCGACGCCAACTTCACCTCCGCCATGGGCGTGCCCACGCTCGACGGCCTGGGCGCCGACGGCGACGGCGCGCACACGCTGCACGAGCACATCCTGGTCAGCACGCTCGCTGCGCGCACGCAGTTCTGGTATTTGCTGCTGAAGGACCTGGAGTAA